A single window of Corallincola holothuriorum DNA harbors:
- a CDS encoding tetratricopeptide repeat protein, whose product MLSPVIFFVLLELILRAAGFGHTYPLFVDAKGMPGYLQASDQVIKRYFNDPKQAPNVSIDTIYFKKEKPAATFRVVVQGGSSAAGFPYGRWGGLAGMLNDRLEASFPDKDIEVITTAMSAVNSYTMLDLVDEIIAIQPDAVLIYAGHNEYIGVMGAGSALTSAQSHGAKLLFLKLKDLRIYQLMQRVMGLFSPAPPAAQGGAARSTLMAKAAANREIPYQSEIFDQGQQQFASNLQLILSKYQQANIPVMLGTLASNEGDQKPFVSDPTKESTTAWQQKWQVYEQAMADGQYPNALAAASQLAQQFDTANSWFAVGQALLASGENEAARNALLAAKDRDQLRFRAPEEMNTIIKNVAEQFSAPLVDVQQYFVMHSKDGIIGNSLMLEHLHPNKRGYFLLAESYFNTMKKTALLQDWSQAQPSAKAWREVPITEVDAILADYKIATLKADFPFTATPYKVSFPTPNDTVTQLALARQSGQQGWIANMQSLLGYYRQQQDHPQALIVARMLAQAFPSQHGPQFASGMLFLGLKEYPRAIKYLHKALALEPRNSEARKALIYALANTGASQQANAELEILQQQLGNDPVIKSLERTIQAAKQ is encoded by the coding sequence TTGCTGAGCCCCGTCATATTTTTTGTCCTGCTTGAGCTCATATTAAGAGCCGCAGGTTTTGGCCACACCTACCCGCTGTTCGTTGACGCCAAAGGAATGCCTGGCTATCTGCAAGCCAGCGATCAGGTGATCAAACGCTATTTCAACGACCCCAAACAAGCACCGAATGTCAGCATTGATACGATCTACTTCAAAAAAGAAAAGCCAGCGGCAACGTTCCGCGTAGTCGTTCAAGGTGGCTCTAGCGCGGCAGGTTTTCCTTATGGCCGTTGGGGTGGTTTAGCCGGCATGTTGAATGACCGGCTGGAAGCCAGTTTTCCAGACAAAGATATAGAAGTGATCACCACGGCCATGAGTGCGGTCAATAGCTACACCATGCTCGACCTAGTCGATGAGATCATCGCCATCCAACCGGATGCCGTGCTTATCTATGCTGGCCATAACGAGTACATTGGTGTCATGGGCGCGGGTTCAGCACTCACTTCAGCCCAAAGCCATGGTGCCAAGCTTTTGTTTTTAAAATTAAAAGATCTCCGCATCTATCAATTAATGCAACGGGTTATGGGTCTATTCAGCCCTGCACCACCCGCCGCTCAAGGTGGCGCCGCCCGCAGCACATTAATGGCAAAAGCAGCCGCAAATCGCGAAATCCCCTACCAATCGGAGATCTTCGATCAAGGGCAGCAACAGTTCGCCAGTAACTTGCAGTTAATCCTGAGTAAATATCAGCAAGCCAATATCCCGGTGATGCTAGGCACGTTGGCCAGTAATGAAGGTGACCAAAAGCCGTTTGTCAGTGATCCAACAAAAGAATCAACGACTGCGTGGCAACAGAAATGGCAAGTTTATGAACAAGCAATGGCGGATGGTCAGTACCCCAATGCATTAGCTGCCGCTAGCCAATTAGCACAACAATTTGATACCGCAAACAGCTGGTTTGCCGTCGGCCAAGCACTGCTCGCCAGCGGAGAAAACGAAGCAGCGCGCAACGCGTTATTGGCGGCAAAAGATCGCGATCAACTGCGTTTTCGCGCCCCTGAAGAGATGAATACCATCATCAAAAATGTGGCTGAGCAATTTTCTGCGCCGTTAGTCGATGTACAGCAATATTTCGTTATGCACTCAAAAGACGGCATCATCGGCAATAGTTTGATGCTGGAACACTTACACCCCAATAAACGCGGCTATTTTCTTCTGGCAGAAAGTTATTTTAATACCATGAAGAAAACTGCTCTTCTGCAAGATTGGTCGCAAGCCCAGCCAAGTGCAAAAGCGTGGCGCGAAGTGCCGATAACAGAGGTAGACGCGATACTGGCAGACTATAAAATCGCCACGTTAAAAGCGGACTTTCCATTTACCGCCACACCATACAAAGTGAGTTTCCCGACGCCCAACGACACAGTGACCCAGCTGGCACTAGCCCGCCAGTCAGGGCAGCAGGGTTGGATCGCCAACATGCAAAGCTTGCTCGGCTATTACCGGCAGCAGCAAGATCACCCACAGGCCCTCATCGTGGCACGTATGCTGGCACAAGCGTTCCCCAGTCAACACGGGCCGCAATTCGCGTCAGGGATGCTATTCCTCGGTTTAAAAGAGTACCCGCGGGCAATCAAGTATCTACATAAAGCCTTGGCGCTGGAACCACGCAATAGTGAAGCAAGAAAAGCCTTAATTTACGCCTTGGCCAACACCGGCGCCAGCCAACAAGCAAACGCCGAGCTGGAAATATTGCAGCAACAACTGGGCAACGACCCCGTGATTAAAAGCTTGGAACGAACCATTCAAGCAGCAAAACAGTAA
- a CDS encoding helix-turn-helix transcriptional regulator gives MQASADKLLYLLKTRGALTAQQCGEILEMTSMGARKHLQQLAAQALVSYEDIASKKGRPNRFWQLSDKGHARFPDRHADLTLQLIDSVKAVFGDDGLDQLIAKRETELTAAYLAALSDLPLAQRVQKLAALREKEGYMASVQQIENGWLLIEDHCPICAAAQQCQGFCRAELRLFQTCIGEHGTVERTEYLLEGARRCAYQITMKM, from the coding sequence ATGCAAGCAAGTGCAGATAAGCTGTTGTACCTGCTAAAAACCCGCGGTGCACTGACGGCACAGCAGTGTGGCGAAATACTTGAAATGACCTCCATGGGGGCGAGAAAACACCTGCAACAACTGGCAGCGCAAGCGCTGGTTAGTTATGAAGATATCGCCAGTAAAAAAGGCCGTCCCAATCGCTTTTGGCAACTCAGCGACAAGGGACATGCCCGTTTTCCTGATCGCCATGCCGATCTGACTCTGCAGCTGATTGATTCGGTTAAAGCCGTGTTTGGCGACGATGGATTAGACCAGCTAATAGCCAAGCGAGAGACCGAGCTTACTGCCGCCTATTTAGCCGCACTTAGTGACCTACCGCTGGCGCAAAGAGTGCAAAAACTTGCCGCGCTAAGAGAAAAAGAGGGATATATGGCGTCGGTTCAACAGATAGAAAACGGCTGGTTGCTGATTGAAGATCATTGCCCTATCTGTGCTGCAGCGCAACAATGCCAAGGCTTTTGCCGTGCAGAGCTACGCCTGTTTCAAACCTGTATTGGCGAGCATGGGACGGTAGAAAGAACGGAATATTTACTCGAAGGTGCTAGGCGCTGCGCCTACCAAATAACCATGAAGATGTAA
- the glgX gene encoding glycogen debranching protein GlgX — MSPIHDYGRSFPLGPTIIDGGVNFSLYSKNATAVELLLFKSAEDATPKVMTLKPSVNRTGDYWHIFVKGLGEGQLYGYRVYGPYDPARGLRFDPQKVLLDPYAQAVAMGDNYSRKAAMVPGDNVGQCMKGVVVEHRGYDWEDTGPLNRPLAETVIYEMHVKGFTANPNSGVSADKRGTYAGVIEKIPYLKSLGVTAVELLPVQQFDPEDCPEGVSNYWGYAPINFFSPHSQYSSDKSPTGAFREFRDMVKELHKAGIEVYLDVVFNHTAEGDSNGPTLSYKGLGSTTYYIHGDDKRDFHNYSGCGNTINAHNSVVRRMIRDCLKFWVQTMHIDGFRFDLASVMSRGQKGEVLKDPPVLWSIDTDPVLSGTKIIAEAWDAAGLYQVGSFIGGRWQEWNGKYRDHVRSFLRGEKGYVSRFADRLIGSPDLYYDQHRSPHRSINFVTAHDGFTLNDMVSYNEKHNEANNEGNRDGDNHNRSWNCGVEGPTDDPEVLALRERQRKNFMTVLLASLGTPMLTMGDEIGRTQHGNNNAYCQDNELSWFDWDLVEKNASLLRFTQKMLRWRQQDPAMDQQRHYTLADVLDSTKIQWHGVHPQSPDWSENSNSLAMTIRDPNTGELVYMAINAWHQELEFELPDPEYGRWHRIVDTSQPSPYDIVEDPECAEAVTYRIYRVKGRSVVMLAAYED, encoded by the coding sequence ATGAGTCCGATCCACGATTATGGTCGTAGCTTTCCTTTAGGCCCCACAATTATTGATGGCGGTGTAAATTTCAGCCTCTACAGCAAAAACGCCACAGCCGTTGAGTTGCTGCTTTTCAAATCAGCTGAAGACGCCACGCCAAAAGTCATGACGCTCAAGCCAAGTGTCAATCGCACGGGTGACTACTGGCACATATTTGTCAAAGGGTTGGGCGAGGGTCAGCTCTATGGCTATCGCGTTTACGGCCCGTATGATCCAGCAAGAGGCCTGCGTTTTGATCCGCAGAAAGTCCTGTTAGACCCATACGCTCAAGCTGTCGCCATGGGCGATAACTATAGCCGGAAGGCGGCCATGGTTCCCGGCGACAATGTCGGCCAGTGCATGAAAGGGGTTGTGGTAGAGCACCGCGGATATGATTGGGAAGATACTGGTCCACTGAATCGGCCATTGGCCGAAACAGTCATCTACGAGATGCATGTCAAAGGCTTCACTGCTAATCCGAACTCAGGCGTTAGCGCTGACAAACGCGGCACCTATGCCGGTGTAATTGAAAAAATTCCCTACCTGAAAAGCCTGGGTGTCACCGCTGTTGAACTGTTACCCGTTCAACAATTTGATCCAGAAGATTGTCCAGAAGGCGTTTCCAACTACTGGGGCTATGCGCCAATCAACTTTTTCTCTCCCCATTCACAGTACAGCTCCGACAAATCACCCACGGGTGCATTTCGTGAGTTCCGCGATATGGTCAAAGAGCTGCATAAAGCAGGGATTGAAGTCTATTTGGACGTGGTGTTTAACCATACCGCTGAAGGCGACAGCAATGGCCCAACCCTTAGTTACAAAGGGCTAGGTAGTACAACTTACTACATTCACGGTGATGACAAACGCGACTTCCACAACTACTCAGGTTGCGGCAATACGATCAATGCCCACAACTCAGTGGTGCGCCGGATGATCCGCGACTGTCTCAAGTTCTGGGTGCAAACCATGCACATTGACGGTTTCCGTTTCGATTTAGCCTCAGTGATGTCTCGCGGTCAAAAAGGCGAAGTGCTGAAAGATCCACCGGTACTCTGGTCAATTGATACCGACCCTGTGCTTTCCGGTACCAAGATCATTGCCGAAGCATGGGACGCTGCAGGTTTATACCAGGTGGGCAGCTTTATTGGTGGCCGCTGGCAAGAGTGGAACGGCAAATACCGGGATCATGTGCGTAGTTTCTTGCGCGGTGAAAAGGGCTACGTCAGCCGCTTTGCCGACCGCCTAATCGGTAGTCCTGATCTCTATTACGATCAGCACCGCAGTCCGCACCGCTCGATTAACTTTGTCACCGCCCATGATGGTTTCACTCTCAATGACATGGTCAGTTATAACGAAAAGCATAACGAAGCCAACAATGAGGGCAATCGTGATGGTGACAATCACAACCGCAGTTGGAACTGTGGTGTAGAAGGCCCCACCGATGATCCTGAGGTGTTGGCGCTGCGTGAACGTCAACGCAAGAATTTCATGACTGTGTTACTGGCTTCTCTGGGTACACCGATGCTCACCATGGGCGATGAAATTGGCCGTACTCAGCACGGCAACAACAATGCCTACTGCCAGGACAATGAGCTGAGCTGGTTTGATTGGGATCTGGTGGAAAAAAATGCCTCTCTGTTGCGCTTCACACAGAAGATGCTGCGCTGGCGTCAGCAGGATCCAGCGATGGATCAGCAGCGCCACTACACCTTGGCAGACGTGTTAGATAGCACCAAGATCCAGTGGCATGGTGTTCATCCGCAATCGCCAGATTGGTCGGAGAATTCCAATTCATTAGCCATGACCATTCGTGATCCCAACACCGGTGAGCTAGTGTATATGGCGATTAACGCTTGGCATCAGGAACTGGAGTTTGAACTGCCAGATCCTGAATATGGACGCTGGCATCGTATTGTTGATACCAGTCAACCGTCGCCCTATGACATCGTTGAAGACCCTGAATGCGCAGAAGCGGTAACTTACCGTATCTATCGCGTTAAAGGACGCTCAGTGGTTATGTTGGCAGCCTACGAAGATTAG
- a CDS encoding DUF2982 domain-containing protein produces the protein MDNSDTLDTIEIKPVVNRYGLTLSLLGGVSALLSLVVIFLLTSIPKLPFYVMLGGSVFTLLLGLLKQLEPKVSLRLCPNYLQFYHRHGQWTLAWQDIQRIDIPTLGLEDNYQPLSYVGIRLTSQHRLLSNISLRLASRILLEQRPVLMQAIKNECADGTCPSELLFEGDQFTDDQGTHYTGLLAMLGQRMQRLREMLGYDIYLPENSLDRPAEEFIVLLRKYHSQVQQLDA, from the coding sequence ATGGACAACAGTGACACTTTAGACACCATTGAAATAAAGCCCGTGGTCAACCGCTATGGTTTGACCCTCTCCCTGCTCGGAGGGGTCAGCGCCTTGTTAAGTTTAGTGGTGATATTTCTGCTGACCTCGATCCCGAAACTACCGTTCTATGTCATGCTGGGAGGCTCAGTTTTTACCCTGCTGTTAGGGCTGTTAAAACAGTTGGAACCCAAAGTAAGTTTGCGCCTGTGCCCCAACTATCTGCAGTTTTATCACCGGCACGGTCAATGGACGCTAGCGTGGCAAGATATTCAGCGAATAGATATCCCAACCCTTGGTTTAGAGGACAATTATCAACCCCTGAGCTATGTTGGTATCAGACTAACCAGTCAGCATCGCCTACTGAGTAACATCTCACTGCGACTGGCTAGCCGGATCTTGCTGGAACAACGTCCAGTCCTGATGCAAGCGATTAAAAACGAATGTGCCGATGGCACCTGCCCTAGTGAATTGCTGTTCGAAGGCGATCAGTTTACCGATGATCAAGGCACTCACTACACCGGCCTACTCGCCATGTTAGGACAACGGATGCAACGTTTAAGGGAGATGCTGGGATATGATATTTATTTGCCAGAAAACTCACTGGACAGACCCGCCGAAGAGTTCATTGTTTTACTGCGTAAATATCACTCGCAAGTTCAGCAGCTGGATGCTTAA
- a CDS encoding c-type cytochrome encodes MYKKTLLSCVAGALLATGGIAVAKESPYSDPEPAIEYRQKSFSLIAANFGDLVAMLKGKKEYDAAVAQRRADAVAALSHLPLEAFAVKGSNEGDTKAKPAIWSSWSDFEEKMAALQSASTELAKVAGSGDMDAFKTAIAATGKTCKGCHDDYKNK; translated from the coding sequence ATGTACAAGAAGACATTACTATCATGTGTCGCTGGCGCTCTTCTCGCTACCGGCGGTATTGCCGTAGCAAAAGAGAGCCCCTACTCTGACCCAGAGCCAGCGATCGAATATCGCCAGAAATCATTCTCTTTAATTGCCGCTAATTTTGGTGATCTCGTGGCAATGCTAAAAGGTAAAAAAGAGTATGACGCAGCGGTCGCACAGCGTCGTGCTGATGCCGTCGCCGCCCTGTCACATTTGCCATTAGAAGCATTTGCCGTCAAAGGCAGCAACGAGGGTGATACCAAAGCTAAGCCCGCGATTTGGAGCAGCTGGAGTGACTTTGAAGAGAAGATGGCCGCTCTGCAGAGTGCAAGCACCGAACTAGCGAAAGTCGCCGGTAGTGGCGACATGGATGCCTTCAAAACAGCGATCGCCGCCACAGGTAAAACCTGTAAAGGTTGTCACGACGACTACAAAAACAAGTAG
- a CDS encoding SGNH/GDSL hydrolase family protein codes for MPTILCYGDSNTWGAVPGKDRRFAASERWPGRLRGLLPADFEVIEEGQPGRTTVHDDPVEGEKNGLRYLRPCLESHLPDLVVLLLGTNDLKHRLGLSAFDVAEGVGRLGNEILTFQSWVKPISPKLLLIAPPPIREVGYFADMFRDGELKSAEFGQRFKAKAAELNCGFFDAASVIHSCPKEGIHWRAEQHKLFASALVSPIKAIIESAN; via the coding sequence ATGCCCACCATTCTCTGTTACGGTGATTCAAATACATGGGGTGCCGTGCCCGGAAAAGACCGACGCTTTGCTGCCTCTGAACGCTGGCCGGGACGATTGCGTGGTCTGCTACCTGCTGACTTTGAGGTCATTGAAGAGGGGCAACCCGGCAGAACCACGGTGCATGATGATCCGGTGGAGGGCGAAAAAAATGGCCTGCGCTATCTGCGCCCCTGTTTGGAGTCCCACCTGCCGGATTTAGTGGTTTTACTGCTGGGGACAAATGACCTTAAGCACCGCTTAGGTTTGTCTGCTTTTGATGTGGCCGAAGGGGTAGGCAGGCTTGGCAATGAGATCCTGACATTTCAAAGTTGGGTTAAACCGATATCGCCAAAACTTTTATTAATTGCACCGCCGCCAATCCGTGAAGTTGGATATTTCGCCGATATGTTTCGTGATGGCGAGTTAAAGTCGGCAGAGTTTGGCCAGCGGTTTAAGGCCAAAGCAGCTGAGCTGAATTGCGGTTTTTTTGATGCTGCCAGCGTCATTCATAGCTGCCCAAAAGAGGGAATACATTGGCGTGCGGAGCAACACAAGCTGTTCGCTAGCGCCTTGGTATCACCGATAAAGGCGATAATAGAATCCGCAAATTAG
- a CDS encoding cytochrome b/b6 domain-containing protein, whose product MAENLDVKQASIRVWDLPVRLFHWCQAGLFVAMWATAEFGEMDWHLWLAYCLITLWTSRIVWGFIGSDTARFSQFLRSPIAAWGYLRGSPHTQLGHNPAGGWMVMLLLLLMGLQFGSGLFTSDDIFTEGPLYSLVSDDVASFMGWWHEVNFNLLLAAVALHLLAVIVYEVKGHRLISAMFSGVRLRNGEPEVTFRASWLWWLVLLIWGGVLYYWWQPSIPW is encoded by the coding sequence ATGGCTGAGAACCTCGATGTCAAGCAAGCCAGCATACGCGTATGGGATCTTCCTGTGCGTTTGTTTCACTGGTGCCAAGCGGGTCTATTTGTAGCGATGTGGGCGACCGCTGAGTTCGGCGAAATGGATTGGCATCTCTGGTTGGCTTATTGTCTGATCACCCTCTGGACTAGCCGCATTGTTTGGGGGTTCATCGGTAGTGATACTGCACGTTTTAGTCAATTTTTGCGTTCACCGATAGCCGCTTGGGGTTATCTTCGCGGCTCACCGCATACGCAGTTAGGCCATAACCCTGCTGGTGGCTGGATGGTGATGTTACTGCTCCTGCTGATGGGGTTGCAGTTTGGGTCTGGACTATTTACCAGCGACGATATCTTTACCGAGGGACCACTGTACAGTTTAGTCAGCGATGATGTGGCAAGCTTTATGGGGTGGTGGCATGAGGTGAACTTCAATTTGTTATTGGCGGCCGTTGCTCTGCACCTGTTGGCTGTCATTGTTTATGAAGTTAAAGGTCATCGTCTTATTTCCGCCATGTTCAGCGGCGTACGTCTGCGCAACGGTGAGCCTGAAGTCACTTTCCGTGCTAGCTGGTTGTGGTGGTTGGTGCTGTTGATCTGGGGTGGTGTGCTGTATTACTGGTGGCAACCCAGTATACCCTGGTGA
- the hpf gene encoding ribosome hibernation-promoting factor, HPF/YfiA family: MRIEITAKHIEITEALRERIESRFDKLERLDISLINPHVILSQEKKLHQIEASITVPNDKIFAKAEHEDMYAAINLLGQRLERQLNRYQHKPSAHRGSRSGKDQCRQGLIAGEPLVEEALYDEPYFEESVDDVENAA, from the coding sequence ATGCGCATCGAAATCACCGCTAAACACATTGAAATCACCGAAGCTCTTCGCGAGCGTATTGAATCTCGGTTTGATAAGTTAGAACGTCTCGACATTTCTCTCATTAATCCCCATGTCATCCTCTCGCAAGAGAAAAAACTGCATCAAATTGAAGCCTCCATTACCGTGCCAAACGACAAAATCTTTGCCAAGGCAGAGCATGAAGATATGTACGCGGCCATTAATTTGCTGGGACAGCGCCTGGAGCGCCAACTGAATCGCTACCAGCATAAGCCTTCCGCCCACCGTGGCAGCCGCAGTGGCAAAGATCAGTGTCGCCAAGGATTGATCGCCGGAGAGCCACTTGTTGAAGAAGCGCTCTATGACGAGCCCTATTTTGAAGAATCAGTAGACGACGTCGAAAACGCTGCATAA
- the aroF gene encoding 3-deoxy-7-phosphoheptulonate synthase, with translation MDKPLSLDDIRKEITELDTTVLKLLSRRRELSLDVARSKIEATRPVRDQTREEALLVTLIKQGRELDLDAHYVTQIYHTIIEDSVLTQQAMLQQLANPENRKPVYRVAFLGDKGSYSYLAMRKYFSRTCDDLVERGCTSFSQIINEVESGTADYAMLPIENTSSGGITQVYDVLQHTTCSIVGEMTLPVEHCLLTAVPSSESQINTIYAHFQPAQQCSEYLDSLTGIKIESCDASSAAFLKVSELKDPHVAAIGSADGGELYGLTPIKTGLANQKENFSRFIVIARKPVQVAEQIPAKTTLIMSVEQKPGSLVEALLVMREHGLNMCKLESRPIQGNPWEELFYIDVEGNLQSSHMQSALEALTRITRYLKVLGCYPSEEVSPTHVPLDKLPLPNNTATSASKTESAAASAHSLVARNGHPDTEIRVRHTVIGSDQFITIAGPGIIESQEQLNACAQQAKECGAAILRGALYPPQINQDGNLPNEQQSLQYLREAGLRFDLPFITEVHHPEQVTETARQADLLQIGARNMQNIELLQEVGRTHRPIILKRGLMASLDELLQAAEVIMAQGNRQVILCERGIRTFEGASRQTLDLGAIPALKSMTHLPVIVDPTHAISHINQLAPLVYAAKAAGANGIILDIHPQPAAALSDGETLDFDGFAEIMSELRQR, from the coding sequence ATGGATAAGCCGCTTTCACTGGATGATATCCGCAAAGAGATCACAGAGCTGGACACGACAGTTTTAAAACTGTTGTCGCGTCGACGTGAACTGTCCTTGGATGTCGCCCGCAGCAAAATTGAAGCGACCCGCCCGGTGCGAGACCAGACCCGAGAAGAAGCGTTGTTAGTCACGCTGATAAAACAGGGGCGCGAGCTTGATCTGGATGCCCATTATGTCACCCAGATTTATCACACCATCATCGAAGACTCAGTGCTAACGCAGCAGGCAATGTTGCAGCAGTTGGCCAATCCAGAAAACCGTAAACCAGTTTACCGTGTGGCCTTCCTTGGTGACAAAGGCTCCTATAGCTACTTGGCAATGCGCAAATACTTCTCCCGCACCTGTGATGATTTGGTAGAACGGGGCTGCACTAGCTTCAGTCAGATCATCAATGAAGTGGAATCAGGCACAGCGGACTACGCCATGTTGCCCATTGAAAACACCTCCTCAGGCGGTATCACTCAAGTTTACGACGTCCTGCAACACACCACCTGCTCCATCGTTGGTGAGATGACATTGCCAGTCGAACATTGCTTGTTAACGGCTGTGCCCTCCTCTGAGAGCCAAATCAATACCATCTACGCCCATTTTCAACCGGCACAACAGTGTAGCGAATATCTGGATTCGTTAACCGGTATTAAAATTGAGTCTTGTGATGCGTCCTCCGCTGCATTCCTGAAAGTCAGTGAACTTAAAGATCCTCATGTGGCAGCGATTGGCAGTGCCGATGGTGGTGAGCTGTATGGCTTAACTCCAATCAAAACCGGATTGGCCAACCAAAAAGAAAATTTCAGCCGTTTTATCGTCATCGCACGCAAACCGGTACAGGTGGCAGAGCAGATCCCAGCAAAAACCACGTTGATCATGTCGGTGGAACAAAAGCCGGGCTCCTTGGTTGAAGCCCTGTTAGTGATGCGCGAGCACGGACTGAATATGTGCAAGCTGGAATCACGCCCTATCCAAGGCAATCCATGGGAAGAGCTTTTTTACATTGATGTAGAAGGCAACCTACAAAGCAGTCATATGCAGAGTGCCTTGGAAGCCCTGACCCGGATCACCCGTTACCTGAAAGTATTAGGCTGTTATCCGTCGGAAGAGGTCAGTCCCACCCATGTGCCGTTGGATAAGCTGCCATTACCCAATAATACCGCCACATCAGCGAGCAAAACCGAAAGCGCGGCGGCTTCTGCTCATTCATTGGTTGCCAGAAATGGCCACCCAGACACTGAAATACGGGTACGTCACACCGTCATCGGTAGTGATCAGTTCATCACTATCGCAGGTCCCGGCATCATTGAATCACAGGAGCAGTTAAATGCCTGTGCGCAACAAGCCAAAGAGTGTGGGGCAGCCATTTTGCGAGGGGCGCTCTATCCGCCACAAATCAACCAGGATGGCAATCTTCCTAACGAACAGCAGAGCCTGCAGTACCTGCGCGAAGCTGGCCTGCGCTTTGACCTGCCATTCATCACTGAAGTACACCACCCTGAACAAGTCACGGAAACGGCGCGCCAAGCAGATCTGCTGCAGATCGGTGCTCGTAACATGCAGAATATTGAGTTGTTGCAAGAAGTGGGGCGCACCCATCGCCCGATCATTCTGAAACGTGGATTGATGGCCAGCTTAGATGAGCTGTTACAAGCCGCAGAAGTGATCATGGCGCAAGGAAACCGGCAAGTGATCCTATGTGAACGCGGTATCCGCACCTTTGAAGGCGCCAGTCGACAAACCCTTGATCTGGGCGCCATCCCCGCCTTGAAAAGCATGACTCATCTGCCAGTGATCGTCGACCCCACGCATGCTATCAGCCATATCAATCAGCTAGCACCGCTGGTATATGCGGCAAAAGCGGCGGGTGCCAACGGCATTATTCTCGATATTCACCCGCAACCAGCAGCAGCACTGTCTGACGGTGAAACTTTAGACTTTGATGGCTTTGCCGAGATCATGAGCGAACTGCGTCAACGCTAA
- a CDS encoding M23 family metallopeptidase yields MENTKKGIYKATLLVLLAIIIIGLLIPSQMTIPVKGASSNDWHPDTFWYEPWGSSGVHKGIDIFASKGTPVIAATSGLVLYSGEWQKGGHVVVVLGPKWRIHYYAHLASRSVSSASWISKQEQLGTLGDTGNAAGKPPHLHYSLVTLLPYLWRYSTQTQGWKQLFYLDPNAYLSNS; encoded by the coding sequence ATGGAAAACACCAAAAAAGGGATCTACAAAGCAACTCTGCTTGTTCTGCTCGCTATCATCATAATCGGCCTGTTAATTCCAAGCCAAATGACGATCCCGGTCAAGGGCGCATCAAGCAATGATTGGCATCCCGATACATTTTGGTATGAACCCTGGGGCAGCTCAGGCGTCCACAAAGGTATCGACATTTTTGCCAGCAAAGGAACCCCCGTTATCGCAGCGACAAGCGGCCTTGTGCTTTATTCCGGCGAATGGCAAAAAGGCGGACATGTGGTGGTAGTACTCGGCCCCAAATGGCGGATCCACTATTACGCTCACTTAGCTTCGCGCAGCGTCAGTAGCGCCAGCTGGATATCCAAGCAGGAACAACTGGGGACGCTCGGCGATACCGGAAATGCAGCAGGCAAGCCTCCTCATCTACATTACTCTCTGGTGACTTTACTGCCCTACTTGTGGCGCTATAGCACCCAAACCCAAGGCTGGAAGCAGCTTTTCTACCTCGATCCTAACGCCTATTTATCCAATAGCTGA
- a CDS encoding GGDEF domain-containing protein, with protein sequence MDRKVVVLNTSNIPADEKKRLAALKLATIDELTGTGNRLGFIFLAQHMLNLCARQGAPATLVYFELDGLNGPEGTQQNLHTLKLFAEQMRKTFRISDMTARMSSNQFVVLLTNTPLAHAELVLEKFHENINAITDEQEVNRLSFAAGIAGFFPNRSTDIEDLITEASAQIYPHHLHMAQRA encoded by the coding sequence TTGGATAGAAAGGTAGTCGTTTTGAATACATCAAACATCCCCGCTGACGAAAAAAAGCGGTTGGCAGCGTTAAAGCTGGCAACGATCGATGAACTAACGGGAACCGGTAATCGCTTGGGATTTATCTTCCTAGCGCAACACATGCTCAACCTGTGCGCACGCCAAGGAGCGCCAGCCACACTGGTTTACTTTGAACTTGATGGACTAAATGGCCCAGAGGGAACGCAACAGAACCTTCACACGTTAAAATTATTTGCAGAACAGATGCGGAAAACATTTCGCATTAGCGATATGACCGCACGCATGTCCAGCAATCAATTCGTTGTACTACTGACCAATACCCCACTTGCCCATGCGGAGTTGGTGTTGGAAAAGTTCCATGAGAACATCAATGCAATCACCGACGAACAAGAGGTTAATCGACTCAGTTTTGCTGCCGGCATTGCAGGCTTCTTCCCTAACCGCTCTACTGATATCGAAGATCTAATCACAGAAGCAAGCGCACAGATTTATCCCCATCATCTACATATGGCGCAACGGGCCTAA